CGCTGTGCGGGGACTCGTTTGAAATCTCGCCCCTCTTCCCCAAGGACCCGAGCGAACACTCAATCTCTCAACAGATAGATCCCCAAAAAAACGAGGAGCTGACATAAAACAAATGTATGAGTGGTTTGAGAAAACAGCTATGTGTGATCATATTGTAGTTTTGGACAGTTTAATTATGACTGTAATACAACATTCTCTAGCACCATTGAAGTGATGATTCTAGATTCTGACAATCTAGAGTTGGCTGATGAATGTAGTGCCATCTAAAAAGGTAAGTGGTGTTAGGCTAAGATATGTGTACAGGTGCAGCCAGTTATTTTGACCTGCATGATACTGTTTATTGCCACTCATTGCATTAGATGATGAACACTGTTTgtttccacttcctggtcctgCATCTTAACCACAGGTCCTAACTCATGGCCCTATATCACCACTGGTTACCCTGACAATGACCCCCTCAGCCACATCATTCTGTTGACACTTTAACAGCCTTCTGCTGGCCGGACCACTATTTCActgtgacacacactgacacgctACCGAAAGccacccaggtgtgtgtgtgtgtgtgtgtgtgtgtgtgtgtgtgtgtgtgtgtgtgtgtgtgtgtgtgtgtgtgtgtgtgtgtgtgtgtgtgtgtgtgtgtgtgtgtgtgtgtgtgtgtgtgtgtgtgtgtgtggtgtgtgcggtgtgtgtgtgtgtgtgtccaaaaaATAAAGCCTAAATAAAGTCTCACATACtgatatactcagtgtatgaggaaagagagagagagagaacatagacAAAGGAGTGAAAGGatggtgtgtgtggctgtgtgtgtatttccaacaagctctcacagtcttacTGCAGAATTCAGAAAGGTCCATTTTtaaaggttaagtttaggtaATCATTCCCAATGGTTaagttcaatcaatcaatcaaatgtattataaagcccttttaacatcagcagatttcacaaagtgctatacagaaacccagcctaaaaccccatacagccagcaatgcagatgtagaagcacggtggcttggaaaaactccctcaGACGAcagaaacctaggaagaaacatagagaggaaccaggctctgagggatagccagtcctcttctgcatgtgccaggtggagattataagagtacatggccatttaagcatcttcaagatgttcaaacattcatagacgaccagcagggtcaaataataattgcagtggttgtagagggtgcaacaggtcagtacctcaggagtaaatgtccgtTGGCTTTTCATTGCTAAGctttcagaggtcgagacagcaggtgcgatagagagagagagcgagagagttgaaaacagcaggtccgggacaaggtaacaCGTCCAGTGGACAGTTCATGGTTccctagccgcaggcagaacagttgaaactggagcagcagcacgaccaggtggactggggacagccaggagtcatcaggccaggtagtcctgaggatTCAGGTCCttttggaggagagggagaaagagagaattcgagggagcatacttaaattcacacaggacaccagaaaagtcaggagaattacaccagatataacagactgaccatagCCACCGGCACATAGAcaattgcagcatagatactggagactgagacaggggtgTGTCGGGGGACACTGTTGCAAGATataaaccccacccactttgctaaagcacagcccccagggggtttgtatcatttgatttacacaacatgcctaccactttgaagagggaaaatattttttcttgtgaaacagacaagaaataagacaaaaaaacagaaaacttgagcgtgcataaccccccccccccacccccccagctccttcaagttggatgggctccactggtgtacagcaatctttaaatcataccacagattctcaattggattgaggcctgggctttgactaggtcattccaatacatttaaatgtttccctttgaaccacttgagtgttgctttagcagtacggggtcattgtcctgctggaaggtgaacctccatcccagtctcatatctctggaagactgaaacaggtttccctcaagaattcactgtatttagcaccatccatcattccttcaattctgaccagtttcccagtccctgccgatgagaaacaccctcacagcatgatgctgccaccaccatgtttcactgtggggatagtgttctcggggtgatgagaggtgttgggtttgcgccagacattgtgttttccttgatggccaaaaagctccattttagtctcgtctgaccagagtaccttcttccatatgtttggggagtctcccacatgccttttggcaaacaccaaatgtatttgcttatttttttctttaagcaatggcttttatcTGGCCagtcttccataaagcccagctctgtggagtgtacggcttaaagtggtcctatggacagatacgccaaactccgctgtggagctttgcagctccttcagggttatctttggtctctttgttccctctgattaatgccctcttgcctgatccgtgagttttggtgagcggccctctcttggcaggtttgttgtggtgccatattctttctatttttttataatggatctaatggtgctctgtgggatgttcaaagtttcagatatttttttaaaaaccaaccctgatctgtacttctctacaactttgtccctgacctgtttggagagctccttggtcttcatggtgccgcttgcttggtggtgccccttgatagtggtgttgcagactctggggcctttcagaacaggtgcatagtatatactgagatcatgtgacagatcatgtgacacttagattgcacacagttggactttatttaattatgtgacttctgaaggtaattggttgcaccagatcttatttaggggcttcatagcgacGGGGGTGAATGCATATGtacacaccacttttccgttttttttttattgaattttgtgaaaaagtatttttttgcatttcacttcaccaatttggactattttgtgtatgtccattacatgaaattcaaataatgtatttaatgtatttAAATTATAGGTTggaatgcaacaaaataggaaaaacaccaaaggGGGTGAAAacctttgcaaggcactgtaatagcgttgcccctagtggctggttttgAAGCGATCTCCCAATGTCCTGCTTACCTGGACAGACGTCGAATTTCCCAGTGGATCTTGAgtgacctggggcctgttgcacaaaagtagaattaagacatccgggataaatgactcagctgagctcaatgaagccaaaacatgtgcgtccaggcttaattggttgcacaaagaccaagccaggatgagcagacacggattcattaagccaggtgaaaccaatcctggataggtgcgcgctcacggctcactcaaatagaccccgccacagatcacagattaactgatttaccatggcaactagagccgcgtacttttccccgtcggaagcacaaatcctcatggaggcatacgaggaggtaaaagatataattaagaagaaaggcaacaccgccacagtgataaagcaaagagaaaaagcgtggcaaagtattgcagaccgcctgaatgcgtaagtagtgcacaattacacactcaccgctccgctgaaacatcacaattacaattcaaatatttaattcacatctccaaaaatgcagttgtactgtaattatgaaacggttaaatttttaattgaaatgcactgcagatatgagtgaaattgtgtaaagtaactccatcacactgtataaagctatgatacattttttgatatttttactgaaaacaagacaaaaataccaagtaattttttgcagtgtgactccattaaatgtgtgtgtgtgtgtgtgtgtgtgtgtgtgtgtgtgtgtgtgtgtgtgtgtgtgtagattaaacatgaacgggccaaaacggacatggcagcaggtcaaaatcaaatacaagaacattctgcagaatggtatggtccctgactaatatttaacaaagcacaagcatatattgtacccagaaggtgcctgctcacacattgtctgtactgttttagcagtgaaaaagaatacccacagacaaggcacgggtggtgggtcaccaaaggctgaccttaccccagcagaggacatggccttggagctaaataaaggcaggcccgtcttagaggggatccctggggggaaagagacgagcataggttcctcccaagatgccacccgcttcattcaaggtatgtccttccatctctacatgggatacaaccacattcatattgaatcaatttggactgtctgactttggtttacctattgccttgcagtgtctggcagcactgtgttcctgttagagccaccagcacaagcaccagacgatgctgatccagtgagtactccatcaaaggcatactgtaggcctggcatgtcttgtctactagcttcaatatgaatccgattaaatgtgatagggtgaaggccccagtgcagcagcaacagcacatgatggagacgatgatgaggaggagaccatctctctggattccagaaggcatgaggtatcatgttaagactgtgaaagtactatttactctacaatggtgaggagtcctcatcaaaatcaaaaaatctaatttcttttacaggacccagatgctatacagtgggaaaaccagcctggcaacatagtgcgtattaataaaaggacaccacatcctgccaaattccagctgcgctaattgtattgtgttcacagagctcacaagctatcagaaagttgtatggcaaccacctccggcgccaaatagaactggcagacatagacattcagtacaagaagaaaaagatggaaaatcttgcactggagtccgaaataaaaaagaggacaattaggaaactagaccttgaaataaaaaaacttgagagggaggtgagatatgccttcaatgtacactgtatgctaactgtaacacaaatgtattaatcattatttttctttcctcccccagctccaagaagatgacacagctcaaaataaaaattaggtatattctcgtaaagtcaagtgagccatgacatatgagctcttattgtgagcacacaggacggtggcatctttctaaggttttttttattttcccagcaatcagtacaaccaagtcatcgttataaggcatcgccctcttttgcccacccccccagcaccaggtgtggccactagcctatatgaaggcccaaaattgtgtgttcctttctgctctgacaatggcatgcccattcgtgcgagatgtggtggatgaagaagcacttgtgctgaggagagccttcaggcgagaaagggtcttcagggaccggttggacccactggccttccctgatgaccatctatatgaaagatacaggttttctgcagatggcatcaggtatctatgcagactactgggtcccaggattaagcaccgcactgcacggagccatgcactgagtgtggagcaaatggtttgtgtggccttgcgcttttttgctagtggagccttcctgtactcagtgggggatgcagaacagctgaacaaggccacaatttgccgcacaataaggagtgtgtgtctggctatcaaagcattagcagatgtcttcatctccttccctggccacagaagactctgtgacatcaaagaggagttctataggattgcaggtaagaggatctacaaattacaggacaactgttaacacatagtaggatactcattactttgtgtgacaggtttccccaatgtcattggtgcagtggactgcacacacataaggataaaagccccctcaggtgcccatgaggccgattttgtgaataggaaatcctttcacagcattaatgttcaggtgaacataactttttgatattgtccattgacgaacactctgcattgccagtgatgtgcattgattggtgtaatattcctcatcttatgatttcagatggtctgcaatgctgactgtgtgatcagcaatgttgtggcaaaatggcctggctcagtccatgactccagaatctttcgggcctctgaaatctatcagtgcctatcacaaggtaagccacacaacccctatttataaccatcatggctgtgtcaagaatatcactgtgtttatgaggtagtaatgatgagattttgtgttgacaggtgaattctctggtgtgttgctgggagacagggggtatggctgccagccttttctcctgacacctttcacagacccccaggaagcacagcaggcctacaaccatgcccatgccaggaccagggccagagttgaaatgacctttggcctcctgaaggcacgctttcactgccttcacaaattaagggtcagccctgttagggcatgtgatattactgtggcttgtgctgtcctccacaatgtggcctgcctgaggaaggagagggcccccagagtgccaccagccatggactgggacaatccggcaatcttccctgatgacgacagtggtcggctgctgagggaccaatatgtgttgaattattttagttagtatgtgtgctttcaattttggttaaatatgtcctgcggtggcagaggaatttgggtttttttgggttcgttttttgacgaatttggcctcttatgatgtttgtgcggtatactgtgtgtaatacaaggctgcagggaggctactgcatccattcatttgtctgttcagttgatgtgtatggatttgtcctgcatttattttagtgtgcagacatgcagggtgtgttatatacagacctttgaatgtgtatgtatcattttgtataatatgcttggattctgtgctttccatcttgtagagtcactgtgacttcagtttcgaaaggagctgatggtttacctgctttgttttgtccttattcaataaaggaacataatgttacacattgtgtttttatattcatatggaatgtgtatttgtttatatgacagagtactagggccacactgaagaaaaaggataaagtcatacatttatgaggctggttctttctgcagaaaagctacatattgtttttacagttttgatacttatgacaatgtgatacttaatattctggcacatcagcatgtctttgtttatgaaaccatactgaagtacaatttcacgaaatgccccacatctgtcattttaacaactgtcctcctttaaaacaactggttacaatattatgacttgtgtttttttcccctctgtggccctaatattctatcattttatatatagccttatagtctatgggaaactgtaaattatctaatgatagcaacatcatctaaaaatcattttttatccaaaatcattgaaattaatgatcacaaacgtttaaataataacagtgggtctagttatatgtgataacaatgtatagtgagcagtgaaataactattggtttccatttgtggtgactgctgactgacattagggatgagattaaatagatcctggaatttagcctggtctggagcaggctagctccacagaataaatctccatggtaatttataccataacatatcctcctgccccctatccatctttagtgcaaccggattacggatcaattgagccaggatcaccaagatatcctggcttaatcccttatcctagttttgtgcaacaggcccctggctGGTATTTGCGtatctgtgtgcatgtgtttgtgtgtgtacttgtatggggttgtgtgtgagggagacaaagcagaacacacacacacagccatttatatttatttatttatttttatttcacctttatttaaccaggtaggcaagttgagaacaagttcccatttacaactgcgacctggccaagataaagcaaagcagttcgacacatacaacacagagttacacatggagtaaacaaacatacaatcaataatacagtagaaaaacaagtctatatacaatgtatgctaatgaggtgaggtaagggaggtaaggcattaAATAGGCCATATTGaggaagtaaatacaatatagcaattaaacactggaagatgtgcagtagatgaatgtgcaagtagagatactggggtgcaaaggagcaagataaataaataaatacagttggggatgaggtagttgtttgggctatttacagatgggctatgtacaggtgcagtgatctgtgagctgctctgacagctggtgcttaaagctagtgagggagatatgagactccagtttcagtgatttttgtagttcgttccagtccttggcagcagagaactggaaggagaggtggccaaaggaggaattggctttgggggtgaccagtgagatatacctgctggagcgcgtgttatgggtgggtgctgctatggtgacaagcgagctgagataaggcggggctttacctagcagggtcttgtagatgacctgaagccagtgggtttgcGACTAGTATGAagcgacaagtatgaagcgagggccagccaacgagagcgtacaggtcgcagtggtgggtagtatatggggctttggtgaaaaaatggatggcactgtgatagactgcatccaatttgttgagtagagtgttggaggctattttgtaaattagatCGCCGAAAaggaggatcggtaggatggtcagttttacgagggtatgtttggcagcatgagtgaaggatgctttgttgcgaaataggaagccaattctagatgtaattttggattggagatgtttgatgtgagtctggaaggagagtttacagtctaaccagacacctaggtatttgtagtagaCCACATAATCAcatgtcagaaccgtccagagttgtgatgctggacgggcgggcaggtgcgggcagcgatcggttgaagagcatgcatttagttttacttgtatttaagagcagttggaggccacggaaggagagttgtatggcattgaagctcgtctggagggttgttaacacagtgtccagagaagggccagaagtatacagaatggtgtcgtctgcgtagaggtggatcagagactcaccagcagcaagagagacatcattgatgtgtacagagaaaagagtcggcccaagaattgaaccctgtggcacccccatagagactgccagagaggccctccaatttgacacactatctgagaagtagttggtgaaccaggcgaagcaatcatttgagaaaccaaggctgttgagtctgccgaaaaGGATGTGGTGAttaacagagtcgaaagccttagccaggttgaTGAATTTTGGCTGCACAGTATTatgtcttatcgatggcggttatgatattgtttaggaccttgagtgtggctgaggtgcacccatgaccagctctgaaactggattgcatagcggagaaggtacggtgggattcgaaatgttcggtgatctgtttgttaacttctctgcgctacggatcccttttacgggatcatttccctaaacaaccgctgaattgcagggcgtcaaatgcataaatattactaaaaatatttataatcatgcaagtgaaatataccaaaacacagtttagcttgttgttaatccacctatcgtgtcagattttgaaaatatattttacagggaaagaaatccaagcttttgtgagtgtagctttcaatgctacaacagctagccccaaattagcatggtcacgaaagtaaaaaaaaaacaataaaattaatcgcttaccttagataatcttcggatgtttgcactcacgagactcccagttacacaataaatgttatttttgttcgataaatattacttttatcacaaaaaaacgccatttgggttgcgcgttatgttgagaaaactacagcctcgttccggtcctgaaaggaagatgaaaatgtccaaacgtatcagattaaaaaatattacaaaaaatatttataatcatgcaatcacaagtaaaatataccaaaacacagcttagcttgttgttaatccacctatcgtgtcagattttgaaaatatattttacagcgaaagaaatccaagcttttgtgaatgtagctttcaatgctacaacagctagccttatattagcttggttagcttggtcacgaaagtcagaaaagcattaaaattaatcgcttacctttgataatcttcgaatgtttccactcacgagactcccagttacacaacaaatgttctttttgtttgataaattttacttttatcacaaaaaaattatttgggttgcgcattatgttgagaaaaccaaagccgtgttccgtttgGCAAAtaccaaaaagtatccgtaatggtcgtagaaacatgtcaaatgttttggttgtttttaacaaacattgtttttaacaaacataatcgataatatttcacccggaccataacctattcattaagagacaaaaggaaaatggggtgcccctcactcgcgcgcaggaaatattcagaggacacctgactacttttgaaaaaactcgcaaatttttcaaaattaaagcctgaaactatgtctaaagcctggtcacagcctgaggaagccattggaaagggaatctggttgatacccctttaaatggagattagacgggccagggaacacagattatttatttttttaaatatcacttccgggttacattttctcaggttttcgcttgtAGAATAAGTATTGCattactcacagacaatattttgaccgttttggaaactttggagtgttttctatcctaatctgtaaattatatacatattctacgatctgggccagagaaaatgtccgtttacgttgggcacgttatttaaaagaaaaaaaaattctgacccctagcgctaagaagttaacttggcttttgaagaccttagaaaggcagggtaggatagatataggtcagtagcagtttgggtcaagagtgttcccccctttgaagagggggatgaccgcagctgctttccaatctttgggaatctcagacgacacgaaagagaggttgaacaggctagtaataggggttgcaacaatttcggcagataattttagaaagaaagggtccagattgtctagcccggctgatttgtagggttccagattttgcagctctttcagaacatcagcaatctgaatttgggagaaggagaaatgggggaggcttgggcaagttgctattgggggtgcagggctgttgaccggggtaggggtagccaggtggaaagcatggccagccatagaaaaatgcttattgaaattctcaattatagtggatttatcggtggtgacagagtttcctatcctcagtgcagtgggcagctgggaggtggtgctcttattctccatggactttagagtgtcccagaacgtttttgagtttgtgttgcaggaagcaaatttctgcttgaaaaagctagccttggctttcctaactgccagtgtttattggttcctaacttccctgaaaagttgcatatcgcgggggctgttTGATGCTAATGCAAAATGCCACAGGATGtctttgtgctggtcaagggcattcaggtctggagagaaccaaaggatatatttacatttacatttaagtcatttagcagacgctcttatccagagcgacttacaaattggaaagttcatacatattcatcctggtccccccgtggggaatgaacccacaaccctggcgttgcaagcgccatgctctaccaactgagccacacgggaccaggatACCCggatatatctgttcctggttctaaatttcttgaatcgggcatgcttatttaagatggtgagtaaggcatttttaaagaataaccaggcatcctctactgacgagatgacgtcaatatccttccaggatacccgggccaggtcgattagaaaggcctgctcgctgaagtgttttagggagcgtttgacagtgatgaggggaggtcgtttgaccgcagacccattacggatgcaggcaatgaggcagtgatcgctgagatcttggttgaaaacagcatgtcccagtttaggtcacctagcagcacgagctctgaagatagatggggggcaatcagttcacatatggtgtccagagcacagctgggggcagagggtcgtctgtagcaagcggcaacggtgagagacttgtttctagaaaggtggatttttaaaagtagaagttcaaatagTTTGGGTACAGAACTGGATAgcaggacagaactctgcaggctatctctgcagtagattgcaacaccgtcccctttggccgttctatcttgtctgaaaatgttgtagttagggatggagatttcagggtttttggtggtcttcctaaaccaggattcagacatggctaggactaacgggttggcagagtgtgctaaagtgtgaatccgggttg
This is a stretch of genomic DNA from Salvelinus alpinus chromosome 11, SLU_Salpinus.1, whole genome shotgun sequence. It encodes these proteins:
- the LOC139534079 gene encoding putative nuclease HARBI1; the encoded protein is MKAQNCVFLSALTMACPFVRDVVDEEALVLRRAFRRERVFRDRLDPLAFPDDHLYERYRFSADGIRYLCRLLGPRIKHRTARSHALSVEQMVCVALRFFASGAFLYSVGDAEQLNKATICRTIRSVCLAIKALADVFISFPGHRRLCDIKEEFYRIAGFPNVIGAVDCTHIRIKAPSGAHEADFVNRKSFHSINVQMVCNADCVISNVVAKWPGSVHDSRIFRASEIYQCLSQGEFSGVLLGDRGYGCQPFLLTPFTDPQEAQQAYNHAHARTRARVEMTFGLLKARFHCLHKLRVSPVRACDITVACAVLHNVACLRKERAPRVPPAMDWDNPAIFPDDDSGRLLRDQYVLNYFS